The Chryseobacterium indicum genome contains a region encoding:
- a CDS encoding DUF4126 domain-containing protein has translation MLDNVPYLPYLLSAFIGIGLAAASGFRVFLPMFAASLASYMHWIPMSENFEWLSGLPTLITTGIATVVEILAYYIPFVDHLLDTISVPMATIAGSVLFASQFADLGTFPQWALALIAGGGTAATISSGFAGLRAASTATTGGLGNSVVGTAETAGAGIMAFLAMAAPVIAGICAILIVIGVILFGRKLWRKFRKNKELPQQT, from the coding sequence ATGTTAGACAACGTTCCTTATTTACCTTATCTCCTGAGTGCATTTATAGGTATCGGACTGGCTGCAGCAAGCGGATTCAGAGTATTTCTTCCGATGTTTGCCGCAAGTCTTGCTTCTTATATGCACTGGATTCCCATGAGCGAAAATTTTGAATGGCTTTCGGGACTTCCCACTTTAATCACCACCGGAATTGCAACGGTTGTAGAAATTTTAGCCTATTACATTCCTTTTGTAGACCATTTGCTGGATACGATTTCTGTTCCGATGGCGACGATTGCAGGTTCTGTTTTGTTTGCCAGTCAGTTTGCAGATCTGGGAACTTTTCCACAGTGGGCTTTAGCTTTAATTGCGGGAGGGGGAACTGCGGCCACCATCAGTTCTGGATTTGCGGGACTTCGCGCCGCGTCTACTGCAACTACGGGAGGTTTGGGAAATTCCGTCGTCGGAACTGCGGAAACAGCCGGAGCAGGAATTATGGCATTTCTTGCGATGGCAGCTCCTGTTATTGCCGGAATCTGCGCAATTTTAATTGTTATAGGAGTTATCCTGTTCGGGCGAAAACTATGGCGGAAATTCAGGAAAAATAAAGAACTTCCTCAACA
- the rnpA gene encoding ribonuclease P protein component — translation MTNFRYPRAEKLKKNTEISLLFEKGKWRTNGNLRIIILKNKPTTPVESTKFAVSVSKKYFKKAVHRNRIKRLLRECYRLNKDLFKEAFGDKTMAMMFWASPEMPEKFQDVEAQFIKLCQAQKKS, via the coding sequence ATGACAAACTTCAGATATCCCAGAGCCGAAAAACTCAAGAAAAATACCGAGATCTCTTTACTTTTCGAAAAAGGTAAATGGAGAACGAATGGGAATCTGAGAATCATTATTCTTAAAAACAAACCGACAACTCCTGTTGAAAGCACGAAATTTGCGGTTTCGGTTTCCAAAAAATATTTTAAAAAAGCGGTTCACAGAAACCGTATCAAAAGACTTTTAAGAGAATGTTACCGTCTGAATAAAGATCTTTTTAAAGAAGCTTTTGGCGATAAAACAATGGCGATGATGTTTTGGGCTTCTCCGGAAATGCCCGAAAAATTTCAGGATGTAGAAGCGCAGTTTATCAAACTTTGTCAGGCTCAGAAGAAGTCTTAA
- a CDS encoding tRNA threonylcarbamoyladenosine dehydratase encodes MDKYWLERTELLLKEEGLEKLNKATVLVVGLGGVGSFAAEFLARAGVGNMTIVDGDTVDITNINRQLPALHSTVGKHKVEVVAERLLDINPKLNLIKINEFLNPERMDEILDNGKFDYVLDCIDSVTPKLCLIKAAKKRKIKLVSSMGAGGKTDPSKVMVKDISKTQNCYLAKQVRKRLRKEKINKGFKCVFSDELQKDDSLKMTDGTNYKRSFYGTISFIPAIFGLYAAAEVINYLTKKN; translated from the coding sequence ATGGATAAATACTGGTTGGAAAGAACGGAGCTTCTCTTAAAAGAGGAGGGTTTGGAAAAGTTGAATAAAGCAACAGTTCTTGTTGTCGGTTTGGGTGGTGTCGGTTCTTTTGCAGCAGAATTTCTGGCAAGAGCCGGAGTCGGAAACATGACGATTGTAGACGGTGACACGGTAGATATTACAAACATTAACAGACAGTTGCCTGCTCTACATTCCACAGTAGGAAAACATAAAGTTGAAGTGGTTGCTGAAAGATTGTTAGACATTAATCCAAAACTTAACCTCATCAAAATCAACGAATTCCTGAATCCTGAAAGAATGGACGAAATTCTTGACAATGGAAAGTTTGATTATGTTCTGGACTGTATCGACAGTGTAACGCCTAAGCTTTGTCTGATAAAAGCAGCAAAAAAGAGAAAAATAAAACTTGTAAGTTCCATGGGAGCCGGAGGAAAAACCGATCCGAGCAAAGTGATGGTGAAAGACATCAGCAAAACCCAGAACTGCTATCTCGCAAAACAGGTAAGAAAAAGGCTTCGAAAAGAGAAAATAAACAAAGGATTTAAATGTGTTTTTTCTGATGAGCTGCAAAAAGACGACAGTTTAAAAATGACGGACGGAACGAATTACAAAAGGTCTTTTTACGGAACCATCAGCTTTATTCCGGCAATTTTCGGGTTGTATGCCGCAGCGGAAGTCATCAATTATTTAACCAAGAAAAATTAA
- a CDS encoding TatD family hydrolase — MDFFDFHHHKKNMPNGIYNLDIEQIPPDFPYSIGIHPKDIDVNNLDNQFKWMKNMIFENCFAIGECGLDSFAETGEKIQEEVFLRQIRFANEVKKPIIIHCVRKFYEVISFKKYAEQPMIIHGFNKKERIAEDLLKNNFYLSFGKAVFYNLSLQNTLKITPLDKIFLETDNDDLSIEELYEKVSEIKGISLENLNKQISENLETIKNG; from the coding sequence ATGGATTTTTTTGACTTTCATCATCATAAGAAAAATATGCCAAACGGAATTTACAATCTGGATATTGAACAGATTCCGCCGGATTTTCCGTATTCAATAGGCATTCATCCGAAAGATATTGATGTGAATAATCTTGATAATCAGTTTAAATGGATGAAAAACATGATTTTTGAAAACTGTTTTGCAATCGGTGAATGCGGTCTGGATTCTTTCGCTGAAACCGGAGAGAAAATTCAGGAAGAAGTTTTTTTAAGACAGATAAGGTTTGCAAATGAGGTTAAAAAGCCAATAATTATTCATTGTGTACGGAAGTTTTATGAAGTGATTTCTTTTAAAAAATATGCAGAACAGCCCATGATTATTCATGGTTTTAATAAAAAAGAAAGGATTGCGGAAGATCTGCTGAAAAATAATTTTTACCTGAGTTTTGGAAAAGCGGTTTTCTATAATTTATCTTTGCAAAATACTTTGAAAATTACTCCTTTAGATAAAATCTTTCTGGAAACAGACAATGACGATTTGAGCATCGAAGAATTGTATGAGAAAGTATCTGAAATAAAGGGAATTTCGCTGGAAAATTTAAACAAACAGATTTCGGAAAATTTAGAGACAATAAAAAATGGATAA